CAGCTCCTCCGGACGCATGCCCAGCGCCTCGCGGTAATAGGGGTGCAGGTGCAGCCCGTAAAAATGGACACCCGTGCCGATGTTCTCGCGGCGCAGGTCGGCGGCAATCTCGTCCCGGCTGCGCGAGAGTTTGTCCAGTTTCAGCCGGATGATGAAGAGGTGCCAGGCGTGTGTGCCGTGTTCATACTCCGGCGGCAGGGATATCTCCTCCACCTCGGACAGCACGGCGCGGTAGAGTCCCGCGAGGCGGAGCCGCGCCGCCTTGAACGCGGCGAACTTCTTCAACTGCTGCACGCCCATCGCCGCGCCCACATTGCCCAGGGCGCACTTGAACCCCGGCGTGATGACCTGCGCCGGGCCGGGCACGGCGCTGCGCCCGTAGCGGTCCCAGGCGGTGGCGCTCATGCCGTTGGACGCGAGGGTGCGCAGGGCTGCGGCCTCCTCCGGGTCCGCCACGGAGATCATGCCGCCCTCCATGGTGGTGATGTTCTTGATGGCGTAGAAGCTGAAACAGGCGGGGTTCTTCCCCGCGCCGACGGGAACGCCGTCATAAGTCGCGCCCAGGGCGTGGGCCGCATCCTCGATGACGGGGACGCCGTGGCGGTCGGCGATTTCCTGGATGCGGCGCATGTCGCAGGGGTGTCCCGCGAGATGCACGGGGATAATCGCCCTGGTCCGTTCGTTGATGGCCGCCTCCAGCAGCTCCGGGTTGAGGTTCAGTGTGGCCGGGTCCACGTCCACAAAGCGAATCCGCGCCCCCATGTGCAGGAGCGTGTTCCCCGTGGAGGCCCAGGTGATGGGCGTGCTGACGACCTCGTCGCCGGGCTTAATGCCCAGCCGCGCCAGGCACAGGTGCAGCGCGGCGGTGCAGGAGGACACGCCGACAGCGTGTTTCGCCCCCACGGTGTCCGCGAACAGTTTCTCGAAGGCCTGCACCTGCGGCCCCGAGGTGAGCCAGCCGCTGCGCAGGGCGTTGATGACCGCCTCCTCCTCCTCGGCGCCCAGGGCGGGCTTGGCCAGCGGGATGAACCGCGCCGCCACGGGCTCGCCGCCCCCGTCCACCGGCGTGTCCAGCAGGGTCTTCATGCGCTGCGCGTTGAAATGCGCCTCGTCAAAGGGCGCGAGGCCGGGCCGCCCCTCCAGCAGGCGGCGCAGCTCGTCCATGCCGTCGTCCAAAGTGCGGCGGCAC
The genomic region above belongs to Candidatus Hydrogenedentota bacterium and contains:
- a CDS encoding aminotransferase class I/II-fold pyridoxal phosphate-dependent enzyme, which translates into the protein MKILLTGGGGYLGMIAAETLAARGHEVRLFDRFCHLVQGDTPEEFVRRHLGGAMPELVQGDIRRLQEHPGLLEGVDAVIHLASVCNDPSCDLNEEMAYDVNTESTRELARQALERGVRRFVFASSCAVYGRGVFELLDEESPANPVSTFAKSKLLAEQALLALGAAGFEPVIARMATLFGVSPRMRFDLAVNQMVATAVRQGRISVRGGGAQWRPFVHVRDAAEALAMMAEAASGTVSGQVFNVGGDDGNLQISRLAERVAARIPETAVDVAKDDDDKRDYRVLFGKLRRELGFVCRRTLDDGMDELRRLLEGRPGLAPFDEAHFNAQRMKTLLDTPVDGGGEPVAARFIPLAKPALGAEEEEAVINALRSGWLTSGPQVQAFEKLFADTVGAKHAVGVSSCTAALHLCLARLGIKPGDEVVSTPITWASTGNTLLHMGARIRFVDVDPATLNLNPELLEAAINERTRAIIPVHLAGHPCDMRRIQEIADRHGVPVIEDAAHALGATYDGVPVGAGKNPACFSFYAIKNITTMEGGMISVADPEEAAALRTLASNGMSATAWDRYGRSAVPGPAQVITPGFKCALGNVGAAMGVQQLKKFAAFKAARLRLAGLYRAVLSEVEEISLPPEYEHGTHAWHLFIIRLKLDKLSRSRDEIAADLRRENIGTGVHFYGLHLHPYYREALGMRPEELPEATRASEEILSLPLHPQITDKNLHEVVFALKKVLAHRRR